A region of Lycium barbarum isolate Lr01 chromosome 3, ASM1917538v2, whole genome shotgun sequence DNA encodes the following proteins:
- the LOC132630640 gene encoding uncharacterized protein LOC132630640 — protein MTDIPKYDGTMDPQEHITTYTCAITGNDLEDDEIESVMLKKFGETLTKRAMQWYCMLPQYSIPSFELLTGAFVKAHAGARKVKARKADIFKICQQDDERLREFVTRFQRERILLPPVLDEWAAQAFAKGLNPRSSNASLKLKENLLEFRAITWADVHNRYESKIRVEDDQLGLPSGPINRIKNLDRLKRMLETKFQPSRDRYHPYSQPGRSTFRSNKGRSGPGPNTARSERRSDRCSGSRGLQFRNRSVGRSDTGENLRETSKRTEPEEPQHVINMIISGVEVPQGLMMKKMKFSIPREKRTRDYVPDGFISFSDKDVEGIIQPHNHALVISVLINKTHFKGILIYPGSSTNIIRWKVVKQLGLRHQIIPTTRVLNGFNMACETTKGEITLPVNAAGIVQYIKFYVIDGEMRYNALLGSPWLHIMRAVPSTLHQMLKFPTLEGVKNIHGEQPAAK, from the exons ATGACAGATATTCCTAAATATGACGGAACAATGGATCCACAAGAACATATAACCACTTACACATGCGCCATAACAGGCAATGATCTGGAGGATGATGAAATCGAATCGGTGATGTTGAAAAAGTTCGGTGAGACATTGACTAAGCGAGCCATGCAATGGTATTGCATGCTGCCCCAGTACTCTATTCCATCATTCGAGCTGCTCACAGGCGCCTTCGTGAAGGCTCATGCCGGGGCCCGGAAAGTGAAGGCTAGAAAGGCCGACATATTCAAAATCTGCCAACAAGACGACGAACGGCTCAGAGAGTTCGTTACAAGGTTCCAGAGGGAAAGAATTTTGCTGCCCCCGGTTCTTGATGAGTGGGCGGCTCAAGCTTTCGCAAAGGGACTTAACCCCCGGAGCTCCAACGCTTCCCTCAAGCTGAAAGAGAACCTATTGGAGTTCAGAGCTATTActtgggcggatgtccataacaggtATGAATCCAAGAtacgggtggaggatgatcagctTGGGCTTCCATCAGGTCCAATTAATCGGATAAAAAATTTGGACAGACTGAAGAGGATGTTAGAAACGAAATTTCAACCATCAAGGGATAGATATCATCCATACTCTCAACCCGGAAGGTCTACCTTCAGATCAAATAAGGGAAGAAGTGGTCCTGGCCCCAATACAGCGAGAAGTGAAAGACGAAGCGATCGTTGTTCGGGAAGTAGGGGTTTACAGTTCAGAAACAGATCTGTTGGGAGGTCCGACACCGGTGAAAATCTGAG gGAAACCAGCAAGAGGACCGAACCAGAGGAACCCCAGCATGTGATCAACATGATCATCAGTGGGGTAGAAGTACCCCAAGGCCTGATGATGAAAAAGATGAAGTTCTCAATACCTCGAGAGAAGAGGACCAGGGACTATGTACCAGATGGATTTATATCCTTCAGCGACAAAGACgtggagggcatcattcaaccacacaatCATGCTTTGGTTATTTCTGTCCTTATAAATAAAACTCATTTCAAAGGTATTTTGATCTATCCAGGTAGTTCAACCAACATTATCCGATGGAAAGTAGTGAAACAGCTAGGACTGCGACACCAGATCATACCAACGACTCGAGTCCTCAACGGGTTTAATATGGCTTGCGAAACTACCAAAGGAGAAATCACTCTACCAGTAAATGCTGCCGGCATTGTTCAGTACATAAAGTTTTATGTCATTGATGGAGAGATGAGATACAATGCCTTGCTCGGAAGTCCCTGGTTACACATCATGAGGGCGGTACCCTCGACCTTGCACCAGATGCTGAAATTCCCAACCCTGGAGGGAGTGAAAAACATCCATGGAGAGCAACCAGCAGCAAAATAA